The segment TCCGGTATAGACCGAGCTGCCCATCATGCTGGGCTGAAAGCGTGAACCTTCCTCGTTGAACCAATTGACCACCGCAAGGTTGTACTGCGGCGTTCGGCCGGCATCCCGCCAGAGACCCGCCAGGCGATTCGCGGCATGGGCGGCGGCGAGCACACCGTAGGCGCCATCGTAACGACCGCCGCGTGGCTGGCTGTCCAGGTGCGAGCCGACGAGGACGTATGGCGCACCGGGCACGAGCTCGAGCATGCCGAACTGGTTTCCGATCTGGTCGAATTCGACGGTGAAGCCGCGGGAACTCAGCCACTGGGTAAGCCAGGCGCGCTGACCGCCATCGGGTTCCGTCCCGGCTTCGCGCTGCACGCCGCCGCGCTCGGTCTCCCCGAAGCCGGAGAGGGCGTGGAAGTCCGCGATAACGGCCTGGTCGGCCGGATTCGGTGTCATCTGAAGGTTCCTCATTTCATGGTTATGCGTTTGGCACTTACAGTTCGACGAACTGCGGCGCCGCTCCCGCTGGCCTTGGTGCGACGTTCAGCCGCCGTGAGTGAACTCTCCGCCCACGGCGGTGCCAAGCACCTCGATGCCGGCAATGTCTTCGGTCGCGACGTCCATTGGAGCGTTCTCCAGCACTGTGAAGTCGGCAAGCATCCCGGGCACCAGGGTGCCCTTCCGGTCGCCGAAACCGGTCGCCTGCCCGGACACCGCCGTATACGCGCGCAGTGCCTCGTAAGCACTGAGCTTCTCTGATCCGGCTCCGAAAGTCGCGCCGGATCTGGTCTTGCGGTCGACGAACGCCTGGATCCCGCGCAGGGCGTTCCCGTCCGCGCACGGCCGGTCCGAGCTGCCAGGCATCAGTACGCCGCCATCGATGAACGATTTCGCCCGGTACGTCCAGCCCGAGCGCTCCTCACCGAGTGACGCCATCATGCCGTCGCCGATCGCATCGAAGAACGCCGCCTGCGGCGTCACCGCGATTTCCGCGTCCCGTAGCTTCGGCAACTGATCGGGTCGGACCACTGCGGCGTGCTCGATCCGGCTTGGGACTGCGGGCGGACCGAAGCGTTTCCGCGCCGTGCCGATCGCATCGATGGCCAGGTCGATGGCGGCGTCGCCGATGGCATGCACCGCGAGCGCCCAGCCCGACCGGTAGGCGTCAATAATCCGGCCCTTCAACTCGTCCGCGTCCCCCTGCAGATACCCGCGCTTGTCGGGATTCGAGCAGTAACACTCGGTGAGCGCGGCCGTCTCGCCGGAGAGCGCACCATCCAGGAAGATCTTCACCGGACCGATCGACAGATAGTCGTCGCCGAAGCCACTCCTCATGCCGAGGTCCAGGCCGATGCCGAAGCCGTCATCCGCGTTCGCCGCAACCGGGTGCAGTACGTCCATTGCCGGCATCAGCTGGGCACGGGCATGCAACTGACCGGATTCCCGTGCCGCCTGATACGCAGCAACCTCGGCCGGACTGTGGCCGATCCAGCCACCGGCGATGCCTGCTTCCGAGAAGCTGGTGATGCCTTCGGCGGCGTAATGCCGAGTGGCCCGATCAAGCGCGGCCCGGATGTCGGCCTGTGAGTAGGGTCGCACCAGGTCCTGGATGAGCGCCTGCGCCGTCTCCTCCAGCAGCCCGGTCGGGTTGCCCTGCTCGTCGCGGCGTACCAGCCCGCCCTCCGGATCGGTGAAGCCTGGAGCGAAAACACCGGCTCGCCGCAGTGATTCGGTGTTGGCGATTGCCGAGTGGCCAGACGTCTGCCGGATATAGAGCGGCCGGCCGCCGGCGATCTGGTCCAGCACCGCTATGTCCGGATAGTTTCCGCCGAACTCGTGATGGTTGAAGCCGGTCGCGAAGATCCAGTCGCCGGAGCCGAGGTTCTCCGCCCCGGTTCTCAGCCGCTGGTAAACCTCCGGAATGGTGCGCAGTCCGCCGAGGTCGATCTCGGCCAGGGTCAGCCCGTACCAAGTGGTGTGGCAATGCACATCGTTGAAGCCGGGAACCACGGCGGCCCCGGCGGCATCGAAGCGCTGTCTGGCACTCAGCCCGGTCAGCTCGTCGTCGAGGCCGACCACGCGGCCGGCCAGCACGCCAAGCCTGCTGGCTTGCGGTCGCGCCGCGTCCATGGTGTGGATGCGGGCGTTGTCAACAATGAGGTCGAGCAGCATGGTTCATTGATCCTTGATGGCCGGTATGCGGGGCAAGCGGTGGGTAACGGGTAACGGTGACTATGGACGGCGGACGGCCGGGTCGGTGAGTAGGTGCAATACCGCGGGACCATCGGCCGCGAGTGCCTTGACGAACGCATCCTCGAACTGCGCTGTGGTTTCAACCCTCGCCCCGAAGGCCCCGTAGGACTTGGCAAGCTCGGCGAAGTCGGGGTTTGTCAGCGACGTGCCGCTCGGCCGCCCAGGGTAGTCCCGCTCCTGGTGCAGCCGGATCGTGCCGTAACACCCGTTGTCGACGATCAGCACGATGATCTTGGCGCCGTAGCCGACCGCGGTTGCCAGTTCCTGACCATTCATCAGGAAGCAGCCGTCGCCGGCCACAGAGAGCACCTGCCGTTCCGGGAACACAAGTCCGGCGGCAATTGCGGCCGGCACCCCGAAGCCCATCGCTCCGTTGCGGGGGCCAAGCGCGGATGGGAAACCATGAGTCGGCAGAAACCGCTGCGCCCAGACAGCATGGTTTCCGGCGCCGTAGGTGATGATCGCGTCCCGCTGCATCCGTTCCCGGACGACGGCCATCGCGGCCTCGAGGTCGACATAGCTGTCCGCTGCACCGGCGGCATGGTCCGGCGTAGAGAACTCGAGCTGCTGCGCACGTGCCTCCTCGATCCATGCCGGCTGCTCCCGGGTCTCGCGTTCGGCCGAGCGAGTGCTGATGGCTGTGCCGAATTCGGCGACCGAACTCACGATCTGCAGATCACACCGGCCGAAATGACCATGCGCGTCGCCGTCGGGTCCGATCACCGCCGTCGTCGCGTCAATGCCCAGCAGATAGGAGTCGCTCGGCACGTCGGAACGGACACAGCCGAGGAATATCTGCAGGTCCGCGGCGTCGAGGCTCGCGGCAAGCGAATCGCGGCGTCCGTAGCCGAGCGAACCCAGATAGTTCGGGCAATCATGGTCGATCACGTCGTAGGCCCGGAACACGGCGGCGATGCCGATGCCGCGCGCTTCGGCCCAGTCGGCGACAGACCCGGAGGCCTCGTCGGTCCATGCCTCGCCGCCGACCACCAGCATCGGTCGCTCGGCGGCATCGATCAGCCGGTCGAGCGCGGCCAGATCCTCGGCACCGGGCGCTAGCCGTGCCCTGGCCCGAGGCGCCAGTGGGGCGCCATCCGTCATTTCGAGCAGCACTTCTTCCGGAAGGCCGACGATGACCGGCCCGGGCCGGCCGGATACAGCGGTGTGCATGGCGTCGGCAACGACGTGAGCCGCCGATGCCGGGTTGTCCAGCGTGACCACCTTCTTCGCGGTCGAGCCGAACCAGCCGGCGAGATCGAACTCCTGGAAGGCCTCCCGGCCGCGCACCTCGGTAGGGATCAGGCCGACGAACAGAACCAGTGGCGTGGCGTCCTGCCATGCTGTGTGCACTGCGATGAACGCATTCGACGCTCCCGGCCCGCGGGTGACCATGGCGACACCTGCGCGCCCGGTAAGGCGGCCCTCGGCCAGTGCCATGAAGCCGGCACCGCCCTCCTGACGGCAGACAACGGTTTCGATCGATGAATCGTGCAGGCCGTCGAGCACATCGAGGTAGCTCTCGCCCGGCACGCAGTAAGCCCTGGGCACCCCTTCTGCTTCAAGCTGTCGGACGATGAGATGTCCCGCGCTGCAAGCGGCGATGCCGTCACTCAATGTTTCAGTCCCTTCTCGTTAATGCTCAGCCGTGGTGAGAATATGCCGGCACTCATGGTGATCAATGAGATGACGACGAGCATAAGCGCTGCGGGCCAGAATTTCTCCCCTGCGGCGGCGAGTAGCGCGGTGGCGATCAACGGAACGAACCCGCTGATCATTCCGGCCAGGTTGGAAGCGATTGCAACACCGGAGTAGCGCAACTTGGCCGGGAACAGCCCGGTGAGGATCGTGCCCGAGACGGCATAGGGCATTGACAGCGCGGCAACGGCGATCGACATGGCCAGCACGACGAGGACCGGGTTCCTGGATTCAACCATCATGAAGGTCGGGAACGCCAGAACGGCCGACACGATGCCACCGACGATGGCCACCTTGCTGGCGCCGAAGCGCTCGCCGAGGCGGCCGCCCAGGATCAGCACCGGGATTTCGATCGCGGCAGCGATCACCGTGCCAAGCAACATCAGCTGTGAGGACAGGCCTAGCTGCTGCGTGCCGTAGCTGATCATGAAGGTGGTGACCAGGTAGAAGCCGCCGACGCCGAGCAGCGCCGCACTCAGGCCGACCAGGATCTGCAGCGGCGAAGTCTTCAGCACCTGCTTGATCGGCGCACTTTCGGACTCACCCGCTTCGAGGATTTCGTTGAAGATCGGCGACTCGGTCAGCGAGCGCCGGATCAGGATGGAGATCAGCAGCAGCGGGATCGCCAGCAGGAACGGGATCCGCCAGCCCCAGGAGTCGAATGTTTCCTGCGAGAAGAACAGCGCGACCAGGAAGAAGCCTCCTGAGGACAGCAGGGTCCCGATCGGAGAACCGATCTGCGGCATCGCAGCGAACCGGGCGCGCTGCTCGATCGGCGCGTGCTCGACAGCGATCGTGACCGCGCCGCTCCACTCGCCGCCGACGGCAAGGCCCTGCAGGACACGCAACAGGATCAGCATGATCGGCGCGGCGAGACCGATGCTGAAGTAGTTGGGCAACAGCCCGATCAGCCCGGTGACGATACCGATCCCGACGATAGTGATCATCAGGGTGCGCTTCCGGCCGATTCGGTCGCCCATATGGCCGAAAATCAGTCCGCCGATCGGACGTGCGACGAAGCCAACGGCGAGAGTTCCGAATGACTGCATTGTCGCAACCAGCGGATCACCGGAGACGAAGTACTGGACGTTGAACACCAGCGCGGCGGCCGTGGTGAACAGGAAGAAGTCATACCATTCCAGCGCCGTACCGACGAGCGCGGCGATGGCCACCTTTTTGGCGGTGGCCGGGTCGACGTGCAGGGCGACTTTCGCCTCGCTGACTGTTTCAGACAATGTGGTCTCCGATTTAGGGCTGGCGCGATTAGTGTGTCGCACCCCATACAACCAGTGCGTGGCGCGCAGTACGATGGCAAATACGAACGGATATTGTCGGCTTTGTTGTGCATCTGCACAACCTGGTCGGTCTTTCCGCTTCGGAGGGCGTCGGAGCGGATCGCCAGTCCGGTTCATAACGAGTGGGGGCATCATGCAGGACCTGCCGCAGCTCAAACTACAGACGCTTGACCGCTGGCGGGAACTGGTTCAGGACCTGCAAGGCGACATCGGCAGATTGCTGGACACGTTCCTGGAATCCCTTGCCGACAACAGCCCCTACACCTCCGGTCTGGTCACTCCCGAAGACATCACCGAGAGCGGCGTCCACTCGTTCCAGCTGCTGCTGGCCGCGCTGCTGAGCGACGATGAGGTGCCGGATTTCGGCGTGCTGCCGACCCAGCTCGGGCGTCGCCGGGCGCGCCAGGGGGTACCGGCGGAGAACCTGGTGGCGGCAGTCCGTCTGGACTTCAAGATCATTTGGGCATCCCTGCTGCGCAGAGCGACAACTGATGACATGCCCGTGCTGTCGGTGCACGTCGAGCGGGTCTGGCAGGTTGTCGACGAATACGCCCGGCAGGTGCAGCACAGCTACCTCACGGAACGCGCCATCATGGCCCAGGAAGAGCGAAGCCAGCAGGAGCGCTACGTCGCTCTGCTCTTCGGCAGCCAGGGCCGGCTGCCGGAACAGCTTCGGCAGATCGCCTTGTCACTCAAGGTCGACAGCTTTAGCGATTTCCGAGTGTGTGCGGCCTCCGGCCCTGCTGCGACGTCACTGCGTCACGCCGCGCATCTGGCGGCGGAGCGTGGTCAGTCCTGCTACGTCCACGAACAGGGCGTGTGCACCGTGGCGTTCTGGCCGGTGACCAACCGTCCCGGCGGCCCGGGACGTTCCAATCAGGACCGGTTTGGGACTCTCGATGAGCGGATCCCGGGGCTGGCGCAGGTGGCATGTGCCGACATCCCCGTCGTTCGGGGACTGGCGGCGGTTCCCGCTGCCGCCGAGCAGGCCGCCGAACTGCTGCCGCTGTTGACGCCGGAGGACCGCGGGCCGCGGCAGTTGCGATCTCTGTGGCAGCGCGTCGCGAAGCGGCGACTGGACGATGTCGGAAACCTCAGCTCGCTCATCCTGGGCGGCCTTGATACCTGTACCGGAGACGAGCGGGAAAGGCTGATCGAAACAGTGCGTGCCTATCTGAGATTCGGGAACATCGCCGAAACCGCCCAGGCTTCGTACTGTCACCGCAACACGGTGCTGAACAGGCTGCGGCGCTTCGAGGACCTCACCGATATCAATGTGACGGTGCCGAACGAAGCGGCTCTGGCCGTTGTGCTGCTCAGCTGAATGAGGCGGCCCGCGGCGCGGGCCACTTACGCTCTCACCGAGCCTCGACCGGCGGGTACTTGATCCCGACCTGTTTCCGGACATCGTCGAATATCCGGGCGTATAGCTGGGACTCGGCCAGCGGCATCAGATCGCTCTGGGTTTTTCCGGCCCGAACACAGTCGGTCACTTCGCGAAGCTCATAGACGTAGCCCACGCCGACCGGCTCGAACCTTTCGATCCGGGTATTTCGATCTTGATCGGTGATGTGCAATTCACGGGGGCAGTTCTGCCGTTCGGGCACCTGAAGGAACCCGCGATCGCAGCCGATCGTGACGCTGCCCGGCCCGTTCGCGGCGAAGGAGCAGCTCAGTTGGGCGTATCCCTGCGGGTAACTGAAGGTCATCGAGGTCTGGGTGTCAACATCTCGCCTGGTCAATTGCCCCACGGCATGAACCGAGTCGGGTGCGCCGAAGATGCTGACCGGCCACATTGCGGTGTAGATGCCAAGGTCAAGCAAAGCTCCACCGCCCTGTGCAGGATCCCACAGCCGCGAGTCGCCTTCCCGGTCCTCCCGGGCGGCGAAGCCAAGGTTTGCACTGATCCAGCGTGGGTCGCCGAGCTCGCCGGAGTGGACGATCTGCAGCGCCCTCTGCATTCCCGGGACGAAACGCGACCACAGCGCCTCCATCAGGAAGCGCCTGCTCTTCTCGGCCAGGTCGACCAGCTGATCCAGTTCGGCGGAATCTATGGTGATTGCCTTCTCGCAGAGCACATGCTTGCCCGCGGCCAGAGCCGCCTTGGCAATTTCGAAATGCTGACCGTGCGGCGCCGCGATGTAGACCACCTGAATCTCGGGGTCGGCCAGCAACGCCTGGTGGCCGTGATAGCCGCGGTCGAACCCGAACTCGCTGGCGAACGCGTCGGCTCGTTGCTGGCTTCGGGAGCTGACGCCGACAAGCCGCGCATCGGGAAGCAGCGCCAGGTCCTTCGAAACTGTCCGCGCGATGTTCCCGGTGGCGACGACACCCCAGCCCAAGGGGTCTCCGGTTGGTGTCAGCGGATCAATGTGCTCCGGCCGGACGGTGAATCGGCCGCCCACCTGGGTGATCGTGGTGTCCATGCCATCACTCTAACGGCGGGCCTTATTGTGAATCTTCCTGCGCGGCGGCGACCCCGCTACCGATTGCCCGTGCCAGCACAGCCGCCGCGGCTACATTGGTGTGACATACGCGCCGGAGATTCCGCCATCCACCAGGAA is part of the Saxibacter everestensis genome and harbors:
- a CDS encoding amidohydrolase, translated to MLLDLIVDNARIHTMDAARPQASRLGVLAGRVVGLDDELTGLSARQRFDAAGAAVVPGFNDVHCHTTWYGLTLAEIDLGGLRTIPEVYQRLRTGAENLGSGDWIFATGFNHHEFGGNYPDIAVLDQIAGGRPLYIRQTSGHSAIANTESLRRAGVFAPGFTDPEGGLVRRDEQGNPTGLLEETAQALIQDLVRPYSQADIRAALDRATRHYAAEGITSFSEAGIAGGWIGHSPAEVAAYQAARESGQLHARAQLMPAMDVLHPVAANADDGFGIGLDLGMRSGFGDDYLSIGPVKIFLDGALSGETAALTECYCSNPDKRGYLQGDADELKGRIIDAYRSGWALAVHAIGDAAIDLAIDAIGTARKRFGPPAVPSRIEHAAVVRPDQLPKLRDAEIAVTPQAAFFDAIGDGMMASLGEERSGWTYRAKSFIDGGVLMPGSSDRPCADGNALRGIQAFVDRKTRSGATFGAGSEKLSAYEALRAYTAVSGQATGFGDRKGTLVPGMLADFTVLENAPMDVATEDIAGIEVLGTAVGGEFTHGG
- a CDS encoding thiamine pyrophosphate-dependent enzyme; the protein is MSDGIAACSAGHLIVRQLEAEGVPRAYCVPGESYLDVLDGLHDSSIETVVCRQEGGAGFMALAEGRLTGRAGVAMVTRGPGASNAFIAVHTAWQDATPLVLFVGLIPTEVRGREAFQEFDLAGWFGSTAKKVVTLDNPASAAHVVADAMHTAVSGRPGPVIVGLPEEVLLEMTDGAPLAPRARARLAPGAEDLAALDRLIDAAERPMLVVGGEAWTDEASGSVADWAEARGIGIAAVFRAYDVIDHDCPNYLGSLGYGRRDSLAASLDAADLQIFLGCVRSDVPSDSYLLGIDATTAVIGPDGDAHGHFGRCDLQIVSSVAEFGTAISTRSAERETREQPAWIEEARAQQLEFSTPDHAAGAADSYVDLEAAMAVVRERMQRDAIITYGAGNHAVWAQRFLPTHGFPSALGPRNGAMGFGVPAAIAAGLVFPERQVLSVAGDGCFLMNGQELATAVGYGAKIIVLIVDNGCYGTIRLHQERDYPGRPSGTSLTNPDFAELAKSYGAFGARVETTAQFEDAFVKALAADGPAVLHLLTDPAVRRP
- a CDS encoding MFS transporter, yielding MSETVSEAKVALHVDPATAKKVAIAALVGTALEWYDFFLFTTAAALVFNVQYFVSGDPLVATMQSFGTLAVGFVARPIGGLIFGHMGDRIGRKRTLMITIVGIGIVTGLIGLLPNYFSIGLAAPIMLILLRVLQGLAVGGEWSGAVTIAVEHAPIEQRARFAAMPQIGSPIGTLLSSGGFFLVALFFSQETFDSWGWRIPFLLAIPLLLISILIRRSLTESPIFNEILEAGESESAPIKQVLKTSPLQILVGLSAALLGVGGFYLVTTFMISYGTQQLGLSSQLMLLGTVIAAAIEIPVLILGGRLGERFGASKVAIVGGIVSAVLAFPTFMMVESRNPVLVVLAMSIAVAALSMPYAVSGTILTGLFPAKLRYSGVAIASNLAGMISGFVPLIATALLAAAGEKFWPAALMLVVISLITMSAGIFSPRLSINEKGLKH
- a CDS encoding helix-turn-helix domain-containing protein, which codes for MQDLPQLKLQTLDRWRELVQDLQGDIGRLLDTFLESLADNSPYTSGLVTPEDITESGVHSFQLLLAALLSDDEVPDFGVLPTQLGRRRARQGVPAENLVAAVRLDFKIIWASLLRRATTDDMPVLSVHVERVWQVVDEYARQVQHSYLTERAIMAQEERSQQERYVALLFGSQGRLPEQLRQIALSLKVDSFSDFRVCAASGPAATSLRHAAHLAAERGQSCYVHEQGVCTVAFWPVTNRPGGPGRSNQDRFGTLDERIPGLAQVACADIPVVRGLAAVPAAAEQAAELLPLLTPEDRGPRQLRSLWQRVAKRRLDDVGNLSSLILGGLDTCTGDERERLIETVRAYLRFGNIAETAQASYCHRNTVLNRLRRFEDLTDINVTVPNEAALAVVLLS
- a CDS encoding Gfo/Idh/MocA family protein: MDTTITQVGGRFTVRPEHIDPLTPTGDPLGWGVVATGNIARTVSKDLALLPDARLVGVSSRSQQRADAFASEFGFDRGYHGHQALLADPEIQVVYIAAPHGQHFEIAKAALAAGKHVLCEKAITIDSAELDQLVDLAEKSRRFLMEALWSRFVPGMQRALQIVHSGELGDPRWISANLGFAAREDREGDSRLWDPAQGGGALLDLGIYTAMWPVSIFGAPDSVHAVGQLTRRDVDTQTSMTFSYPQGYAQLSCSFAANGPGSVTIGCDRGFLQVPERQNCPRELHITDQDRNTRIERFEPVGVGYVYELREVTDCVRAGKTQSDLMPLAESQLYARIFDDVRKQVGIKYPPVEAR